The DNA sequence GCTCTACTCCAAGGCTGGCCCGCCAACTGGGGGCTGGCAGCCCCTGAGCTTTGATGGTGGAGCCTTCCACCTCAAGGGTACTGGAGAACTGATGCGGGCACTGCTGGTGCTACGGCTGTGTGCCTGGCCCCCTCTGGTCACCCATGGCCTGGCGGTGAGCAGTGACCTTGGGGATGGGCCTAAAGGCTCCCCTGAGCCTGGCATTGAGCCTCGCTCCCTGTCACCCCAGATCCAGGCCTGGTCTCAGCGGCTCCTGGGCTCCCGGTTCTCAGGCGCGCTTCTCCGAGCATCCATCTACGGGCAGTTTGTGGCTGGTGAGACAGCACAGGAGGTGAGAGACTGTGTCCAACAACTCCAGACTCTAAGCCTCCGGCCCCTGCTGGCAGTGCCCACAGAGGAGGAGCCAGACTCAGCTATCAAGACTGGGTGAGTAAGCTCAGCCACCTCATGGGCCATCACAGCCCATACGTGCCTAGTCCTGGCTTGTCATGGGAGgtttgattaaaaataacaagattTAAAAAGATTGGCTGAGTAGGGGGCCAGGgcccgggaggctgggaggaTGGTGGGAGGGGTTGGCTGCTCCAGGACCTGACACCGGCTGGCTGGGCAGCGAGGCCTGGTATGAGGAGAATCTCAGGGCCATGTTGCGGTGTGTGGACCTGTCACGAAGCCTTCTGGAGACCCCTGGCCCAAATGGGAACATCCTCATGCAGCTGAAGGTGACGGCACTGACCAGCACTCGGCTCTGTGTAAGGAGCTGGCGGGATGTGGGAGGAAGGTGTGGCTGCCCACCATgtccccctcaccaccccacctaCCATCCCATTCCAGAAGGAGCTAACCTCATGGGTCAGAAGGCCAGGGGCTTCCTTGGAGCTGAGCCCTGAGAGGCTGGCAGAAGCCATGGACTCTGGACAGGTAAGGACCTCAGGCTATGGGAGAAATGAATGGTTGATGGGGAATGTCAGGAGCAGAGACCCCTGGTCTTGGTGTAGCAGACACCTGCAAGTGGGATGGTCAAACTATTTAATTGCCACTACTTTCCAGGCTCAGAGCAATCACAGTAAATGTGGCTGTCGTCCTGGGGCATGGTTGGAATGGATAGGATATGGATCGTATGGGGGCTCTAGGGGAGGGGTCTGGGGGCTCTGAGCTCTGAGGCGTGGTTGAGACAGCAGGTCTCTATCAACCAGAAGAAGGTATATCAGTATTATATCAACAGACTCAACTATGCTAGTGAGTGCTGGAAGTTATGATTAGACCAGTGGGGTTTGATTTaatcactcattcatccatccgtccatccatccattccttcTTATTTTTATGTCCTATTTCTGTCCTGCCTACCATTGGCACCCACTCTgtcctatataatatatatatttgttattgtgattttattttgccAAGTATATACTCTGTGGGGACATTTTTTCTAACATTccattatgaaaattttcaaagttgaaagaattttactGTGGACGTAATAATACCTGACACTGTTAACATTTAACTATACTTGCTTTTAATCATCTGTCCCTGTATCCATTGCTCTGTGCATCCATCAATCCATCTTATTTTttgatgcatttcaaagtaagttgAACAAATCAGCACACTTCCACCCAAATGCTTCAGAAAGCATTTTACCAATTAgagctcaataattatttatagtaCTTTATTACTTTTCaggtaaaatcctatataataaaaggctaatatgcaaatcgaccgaacagcagaatgaccgggtgctatgacacacactgaccaacagggtgCAGAtgttaatgcaggagctgccccctggtggtcagtgcattcccacaggggcgcgctgctcagccagaagctgggctcatggaggAACACAGTggcagtagtgggagcctctcccgcctctgtggcagcgctaaggatgtcctactcatggtttaggcccactccatcccccaagggctcccggactgagagagggcgcaggccaagttgaggccccccccccccccccacagtgcaagaatttcatgcgccgggcctctagtttccatatAATGAAATACACAACTTGTAAAGGTACCCTTTGATGAGCTTTTACAAATAGACAAACCTGAGCAATTCAAATCCCTATAAAGTTATGTgacatttccatcattgcagaaagttccCTTGTGTCCTTTAAGATGCACACAAGTAGTGTTATGTTACCTATTTCATTCTGTTTCATACTTTTCCCCACTGAGCACTTGGACTTTAAGGTCCATCCACGTGTCTTTGTGAACATTAATCTATTGCTTACAAGGGCTgtttctagctgtgtgatttcTCTCTCCTGGGACGGACACCTTGGTGACCTCCAAGTCTCCACTACCCTAAACAATACTGCAAGGGGCTGATGCTTCCTTTTTGAAACCCTATAACAAGACTGAGTTAGAGGCAGTTATGATTTCCACATTTACAAATGTATCCATTCCCtaaatgtttattggccatcCACCATATTCCAAGTGCTGTGCTAGGGGTGGAGGAGCGATGACCAAGACAAACAAACTCCCTGCCCTCAAGGCATCGCTCGCTAGTCAGGGAGTGGGCAAGAAACAATAATGAAAACCAAGGCCAGTCTGTAACAAGGGAAGTATAAGTAAGCATTGTAGGGGCAAATAAGgctgaggaaggggaaagagatgCTCCAGATAGGGACTTGCAAACTTCCACCAGGGGAAGCTCGTTGAGAAGGGGATATTGGGACAAAGATCTGCAGGAGAGGTAAGTGGACCTCAGCAGGAACagtgttccaggcagaaggaacagccagAGCAAAGCCTCTGTGGTGGGAAGAAATCCATGTTCaacagcagggaggccagtgtgGTTGGAGGGCAGAGAGCGAGGCGGAGAGTGGGAGGGGCCAGAGCCGCAGAGCCTAGTGGGCTGCAATGAGGCCTTGGCATttcatgaggaaattgaggtctAGGAGGAAACACTATGACATGTATTGTGAGCTAGCCACTGCTCTAAGCATTTCCTTCGGTCAGTTCCAAGTCACTTCTCTCTCCCAGCTTGTTTCCTCACTGAAAAATGGAGCTTGGGATAACTTCTGTCTACTAGGATCATTGTGGAAAGTAAATAAACAAGATAGTAAATGCATCGCCTGTTATTATTATGATAATGTCatgtattgagtgcttattatgtgctgGCACTGTCCTGTTCTTGTTATGTCCAGGCACATCTCACCTAGTAGCCCATTTTTATCCACATAACTTAATGAGGAagctactattattatctccattttatagaggagaaaattgaggcccagagagatcagatgacttgctcaaggccaaGCAGCAAAggtagaaccaggattcaaactcagattCTGGGTTCTTAACCATTGAATTACACTTAAATAAATTGTATATCTGTGATATAGCGACTTTTCAGATTTCTAAAAATTCTAAACACATTTCCCTTcctggtgcggggaggggggggggcgcgggtggAGATTTATGCCCTGGAAGAAAGTCCTGAGCTGCTCTCGccttctctgctgccctcccccaggacctCCAGGTCTCCTGCCTCAGCACCGAGCAAAACCAGCATCTCCGGGCCTCTCTGAGCCGCTTGCAGCGGGTAGCACAGGTACTGCCTTCTGCTGTGgcctggctctgctgcacccGCTGGGCACCCCTGGGGCTCTAACCACAGTCTTTTTCGCCCTCAGCACGCTCAGGCCCAACACGTGAGGCTCCTGGTGGATGCTGAGTACACCTCATTgaatcctgctctctctctgctGGTGGCTGCCCTGGCCTTGCGTTGGAACCAATCCAGGGAGAGTGGGCCCTGGGTGTGGAACACTTACCAGGCCTATCTGAAGGTGTGTGATGGGTTCCGGGGAAATTTGGGCCTGGGTTCCAGCATCCTGATCTGAAGAGGCCCTTCTGCTCTGCCAGGATACTTACGAGCGGCTGAGGCGGGATGCTGAGGCTGCAGACAGGGCTGGCCTGGCCTTCGGGGTGAAGTTGGTACGAGGGGCATATCTGGACAAGGAGAGAGGTGTGGCCCAGCTTCAAGGGACCAACGATCCCACTCAGCCTGACTATGAGGCTACCAGTCAGAGGTAGGAATAACATCTCACCTTTAGCGCTCACTACCCATGATGCTGAGCATCCTGTATGTGTCTACACATTGCTCCCTCTTCCTGGTCTAGGATACCATCATTTCCCACCTTTGTCCTCCCTTGGATCCCATTGCACCCTCAGTAAACCCCAAATCCTTGCAGAACCCCACAAGGCCCCACATGATCTGGTCACTGTCACCTCTCTAACTTTTCTTTCCATCCTTCCCCTCACCCACTGCACTCCTTGATGATCCCCGGGGCCTTTGTACTTCCTGTCCCGCTGCCTAGAATGCTCTCCCTCCAGACAGCTGCCTGGCACCATCCCTCACCTCCTCAGGTCTTTGTGTTCTGGTACCTTCTTGGGGGACCTTCCCTGTCGCACCTATCAAAAACTAGATTCTCCTCACCCACTCTCTTcctggatttatttttctcttgatcGCTTACCAGTAGTTAAGGTTCTATACAGTTTCATACTAAATTGCGCattgtctgtctcccccactagTGTGTGGGCCCGGGAGGGCAGGGTTTTCTGATTTGTTCACTTCTGAACCTTCAGTGCTTAAAACTGTGTCTGATACATGGTGGTGCTCACTCAGTACAGGTCTGCTGAGTGAATAAACAAACAGCTCCAAGCAGTAAGTACtgttattatcatccccattgcACAGAGGATGAAACAGAGGCTCTGAGAAGTGGTAGGGCCAAGACTTGAGCCCAGGCAGACTGGCTGTAGAACCCACGTTCTTACCCATCACATATCCACCTGTATTGGGGCAAGATGTGGGTGAGCTCATtggacctccccaccccatggCTGGGAAGGAGGACTTTATTTCTTCAACACATACTTGCTGACCACCTGATTTAGATCAGTCTCTGGTCTCAGTAACAATCAAGGTGACCCTAGgtcctgtcctcaaggagctttCAAAGTCTGACTCCAGTTCACAATGGATCAAGGAGAAGTTTGTACAACTGCAGGGAATTATGCAAGATTTCAGGGCAAGGGGACAATCCATCCTTGGAACCCAGGGCCAGTGAGTGTTTCTAGCCACGTACCatacaattcacataccataaaactcACCATTCAAAAGTGTACAATTAATTCAGTAGACTTTAGTATATTCACATGGTTGTGCCACCATTGTCACTATCTAAttacagaacatttttattacgtaaaaaagaaatgccatttccattcattagcagtcactcctcattccctcttcccctcaactcctggcaaccactagtctTTTTAaagtctctatggatttgcctattctgaacatttcatataaatagtatCATGCAATATGTGAcctttgtatctggcttatttcactcagcatgtttTCAGGGTTCAACCATGTTGTAGTACATATCTGTGCTTTTTAAGActaagtcatattccattgtatcaaTGGACtacatttcatttatccattcatcagttgatggatattttaattgtttccacctttttactgttgtgaatagtgctgctgtgaacattcatgtacacatTTTTGTGTAAACATACATTTTCAACTCTCCCAAAAGTTCAGTTATCTGGGAGTGGATTGCAGGATCACATGGTAACTCCATGTTTAAATTTTGAGGAACTGCTTGATGGTGTTCCACAGtcctgcaccattttacattcataCCAGCACCTGTTTCAATTTCTGCACATCTTCTTTAGCATGGTACCATTCATGTTTTAAGATAGATtttgaataattaataaattcaCATGATTCAAAAATCAAAATgatatgaaaatgaatacactGACATATCTCATTTTGACACAAATCCACATCTAATCATGGAGTCTCCCTGAACCCCACAGGTAACCCCTGTAGTTAGTTTCTTACATGTGTTTCCTAAATTCCTTTATACATACAGAGGCAAACACAAATGTTTTTGTATTGCAAAAGGCATCATGTTACATATTGCTCCTGGCTTTTCCACTCAACTGCATATGTTAAAGGCAAAATAGTCTAGATTTAAAATGGCgacagagtaagtggaagctacactgatgctccccaggaccaaactggaaatacaactaaacgAAGAgcctcacagacaagaaaaagctaaaggagttcatcaccaccaaaccagtattatatgaaatgctgaagggtattctttaagaagaggaagaagaagaaaaaggtaaagataaaatatgaacaactaagtggcaacaaatacatatctatcgacaattgaatctaaaaatcaaattaataaaaaatctgatgaacagaataaactggtgaatggaatagaatcatggacatggaaatgaaacagactaatgattctcagagggaagagggtgtaggggtgcaggaagagattagacaaagatcttatatgcatgtatgcattacctatggacacagacaatagagtggtgagggcctggggcagggtgggaaccaggtggaggggagctatagggggaaaaaaagagggacatctgcaataatctcaacaataaagattaattaaaaataaataaattaaatgagaacaaaaatatttcctggaaacaaatgaaaatgaacacacaactacTCAAAATCTCTGAGACAGATcaaaagcagtactgagagggagGAAGTTCaaagcactacaggcctacctaaaaaaaataataataataataataataatagtaaattatTGAACCCTATAAAATCAAAAGCTGGTTCttataaaagataaacaagactggtgaaccattagccagattcatcaagaaacaaagagagaggaactaaataaataaagtcagaaacaaaagcagagaagtaacaactgacaccaaagaaaaacaaaggat is a window from the Eptesicus fuscus isolate TK198812 chromosome 21, DD_ASM_mEF_20220401, whole genome shotgun sequence genome containing:
- the PRODH2 gene encoding hydroxyproline dehydrogenase isoform X3 — translated: MLRTCPVLYSKAGPPTGGWQPLSFDGGAFHLKGTGELMRALLVLRLCAWPPLVTHGLAIQAWSQRLLGSRFSGALLRASIYGQFVAGETAQEVRDCVQQLQTLSLRPLLAVPTEEEPDSAIKTGEAWYEENLRAMLRCVDLSRSLLETPGPNGNILMQLKVTALTSTRLCKELTSWVRRPGASLELSPERLAEAMDSGQDLQVSCLSTEQNQHLRASLSRLQRVAQDTYERLRRDAEAADRAGLAFGVKLVRGAYLDKERGVAQLQGTNDPTQPDYEATSQSYRRCLELMLTHVSHRGPMCHLMVASHNEESVHQATKSMWELGIPPDGPVCFGQLLGMCDHVSLALGQAGYAVYKSIPYGSLEEVIPYLIRRAQENQSVLRGARREWELLSQELRWRLLGRGLRVPS
- the PRODH2 gene encoding hydroxyproline dehydrogenase isoform X2 — encoded protein: MMLRTCPVLYSKAGPPTGGWQPLSFDGGAFHLKGTGELMRALLVLRLCAWPPLVTHGLAIQAWSQRLLGSRFSGALLRASIYGQFVAGETAQEVRDCVQQLQTLSLRPLLAVPTEEEPDSAIKTGEAWYEENLRAMLRCVDLSRSLLETPGPNGNILMQLKVTALTSTRLCKELTSWVRRPGASLELSPERLAEAMDSGQDLQVSCLSTEQNQHLRASLSRLQRVAQHAQAQHVRLLVDAEYTSLNPALSLLVAALALRWNQSRESGPWVWNTYQAYLKDTYERLRRDAEAADRAGLAFGVKLVRGAYLDKERGVAQLQGTNDPTQPDYEATSQSYRRCLELMLTHVSHRGPMCHLMVASHNEESVHQATKSMWELGIPPDGPVCFGQLLGMCDHVSLALGQAGYAVYKSIPYGSLEEVIPYLIRRAQENQSVLRGARREWELLSQELRWRLLGRGLRVPS
- the PRODH2 gene encoding hydroxyproline dehydrogenase isoform X1, which encodes MMLRTCPVLYSKAGPPTGGWQPLSFDGGAFHLKGTGELMRALLVLRLCAWPPLVTHGLAIQAWSQRLLGSRFSGALLRASIYGQFVAGETAQEVRDCVQQLQTLSLRPLLAVPTEEEPDSAIKTGEAWYEENLRAMLRCVDLSRSLLETPGPNGNILMQLKVTALTSTRLCKELTSWVRRPGASLELSPERLAEAMDSGQDLQVSCLSTEQNQHLRASLSRLQRVAQHAQAQHVRLLVDAEYTSLNPALSLLVAALALRWNQSRESGPWVWNTYQAYLKDTYERLRRDAEAADRAGLAFGVKLVRGAYLDKERGVAQLQGTNDPTQPDYEATSQSYRRCLELMLTHVSHRGPMCHLMVASHNEESVHQATKSMWELGIPPDGPVCFGQLLGMCDHVSLALGQAGYAVYKSIPYGSLEEVIPYLIRRAQENQSVLRGARREWELLSQELRWRLLGRGLRMVRFGLSPAVFFFFQGGRERERDRDINDERESLIGCLLHAHTGYRACNPGM